A window from Ignavibacteriota bacterium encodes these proteins:
- a CDS encoding PFL family protein produces MQYQFEEILETIKMTEIEHFDIRTVTLGISLRDCADRNLEITKRKIYDKILKYGKNHVSYANEIEKQYGVKVVNKRVSITPASIPFDMFNANEFVEIAQVLDKAAAEIGIDYLAGFSALVQKGMTNGERELIKSIPIALSETQRVCASVNVASTKAGINMDAVLMMANVIKQTAENTKDRDSIGCAKLVVFCNVPEDNPFVAGAFHGVSEPEVVLNVGISGPGVVLDAIKSAGNIDLQKLAEVIKKTVFKITRAGELIGREVANKHGIPFGIVDISLAPTPAPGDSIGDILKAMGVEDVGAPGTTAALAMLNDSVKKAGLMASSSVGGLSGAFIPVSEDQAMIDAVERGNLSIEKLEAMTAVCSVGLDMVAIPGDTPATTIAGIIADECAIGIINDKTTSARLIPAYGKKVGDFIDYGGLLGKAPIMNVRNLSSQNFVGRGGRIPAPVRSLTN; encoded by the coding sequence ATGCAATACCAATTTGAGGAAATTCTTGAAACAATTAAAATGACGGAAATTGAGCATTTTGATATTCGCACGGTTACTCTTGGCATTAGTCTAAGAGATTGCGCTGATAGAAATCTGGAAATTACTAAAAGAAAAATCTATGATAAAATTTTAAAGTATGGTAAAAATCATGTTAGTTATGCAAATGAAATTGAAAAACAATACGGAGTTAAAGTTGTTAATAAACGTGTTTCAATTACTCCGGCATCAATTCCGTTTGATATGTTTAATGCAAATGAATTTGTTGAAATTGCTCAAGTTTTAGATAAAGCTGCAGCGGAAATTGGAATTGATTATTTAGCGGGATTTTCCGCACTTGTTCAAAAAGGAATGACAAATGGTGAAAGAGAGTTAATAAAATCAATACCGATTGCGCTTTCTGAAACACAAAGAGTTTGTGCAAGTGTTAATGTTGCTTCCACAAAAGCCGGCATTAACATGGATGCAGTTTTAATGATGGCAAATGTAATTAAGCAAACTGCGGAAAATACTAAAGATAGAGATTCTATCGGTTGCGCAAAATTAGTTGTATTTTGCAATGTTCCGGAAGATAATCCGTTTGTTGCCGGAGCTTTCCACGGAGTTAGTGAACCTGAGGTAGTTTTAAATGTTGGAATTAGCGGACCCGGAGTTGTGCTTGATGCAATTAAAAGTGCCGGAAATATTGATCTACAAAAACTTGCTGAAGTAATTAAAAAAACTGTTTTTAAAATTACAAGAGCCGGTGAATTAATAGGAAGAGAAGTTGCAAATAAACATGGAATTCCATTTGGAATTGTTGATATTTCACTTGCCCCAACACCAGCGCCGGGAGATAGTATTGGCGATATTCTTAAAGCAATGGGAGTTGAAGATGTCGGCGCACCCGGAACAACTGCAGCTTTAGCAATGTTGAATGATTCAGTAAAAAAAGCCGGACTTATGGCGAGCTCATCGGTTGGAGGATTAAGTGGAGCATTTATTCCGGTAAGCGAAGATCAAGCAATGATTGATGCAGTTGAAAGAGGAAATTTATCAATAGAAAAATTGGAAGCGATGACGGCAGTTTGCTCTGTTGGATTGGATATGGTTGCAATTCCCGGTGATACACCAGCAACAACAATTGCGGGAATTATTGCAGACGAATGCGCAATTGGAATTATAAATGATAAAACAACTTCGGCAAGATTAATTCCAGCGTATGGAAAAAAAGTTGGTGATTTTATTGATTATGGAGGCTTACTTGGCAAAGCTCCAATTATGAATGTTCGAAATTTATCAAGCCAAAATTTTGTTGGAAGAGGAGGGAGAATTCCCGCGCCAGTAAGAAGTTTAACAAATTAA
- a CDS encoding ACT domain-containing protein, whose translation MPLNENEIRNLTLQIISELGSKASPDLVKKLVQEKIESQELSSHFSQADKSTGKVILTSFGMNHPGIIAAVTKVLSDANCDVSDLSQKLMSDFYTMIIILDISNSPKNLSELQAELNKVADELKIKIYLQHEDLFKYMHRV comes from the coding sequence GTGCCGTTAAATGAAAATGAAATTAGAAATCTGACTTTACAAATTATAAGTGAATTAGGCAGTAAAGCCTCGCCGGATTTGGTGAAAAAATTAGTACAAGAAAAAATTGAATCTCAAGAATTAAGTTCTCATTTTTCTCAAGCTGATAAATCAACTGGAAAAGTAATTCTTACTTCGTTTGGAATGAATCATCCCGGAATTATTGCTGCAGTTACAAAAGTTTTGAGCGATGCCAATTGCGATGTTTCTGATCTAAGTCAAAAATTAATGAGCGATTTTTACACAATGATAATTATTCTGGATATTTCTAATTCTCCAAAAAATTTATCTGAATTACAAGCTGAATTAAATAAAGTTGCTGATGAATTAAAAATTAAGATTTATCTTCAACACGAAGATCTTTTCAAATATATGCACAGAGTTTAA
- a CDS encoding MBL fold metallo-hydrolase, with the protein MEIGKYKLSILETGTFALDGGAMFGIIPKPLWEKSIIPDEKNRIKLGLRCLLLESESKIILVDTGMGNLWDEKSISIYNLNNNENDLLKSLNSKNILADQITDVILTHLHFDHTGGSTKIENDKLIPTFPNAKYHVQKKHFDWAQNPTERDKGSFIPKFYLPLYENGVLNFTNGDDFFDDEIQFLTINGHTIAQQMVKISDSTNTFLFCGDLLPTMYHIPIPYIMGYDIQPLETVKEKKKFLQLAVEENWKLIFEHDSQNVCATIMKTEKGFIFKESFKDLI; encoded by the coding sequence ATGGAAATTGGAAAATACAAATTATCAATTTTAGAAACCGGGACTTTTGCTTTAGATGGTGGAGCAATGTTTGGAATAATTCCTAAACCTCTTTGGGAAAAGTCAATTATTCCCGATGAAAAAAATAGAATTAAATTAGGCTTGAGATGTTTACTTCTTGAATCCGAATCAAAAATAATTTTAGTTGATACGGGAATGGGAAATCTTTGGGATGAAAAGTCTATTTCAATATATAATTTAAACAATAATGAAAATGATTTACTAAAATCTCTTAATTCAAAAAACATTCTTGCCGATCAGATAACTGATGTAATTTTAACACATCTCCATTTTGATCATACCGGTGGCTCAACAAAAATTGAAAATGATAAATTAATTCCAACATTCCCGAATGCAAAATATCATGTTCAGAAAAAGCATTTTGATTGGGCGCAAAATCCAACTGAAAGAGATAAAGGAAGTTTCATCCCTAAATTTTACCTGCCTTTGTATGAAAATGGAGTTTTGAATTTTACAAACGGAGATGATTTTTTTGATGATGAAATTCAATTTTTAACAATTAACGGACATACAATCGCTCAGCAAATGGTGAAGATTTCGGATTCTACAAACACATTTTTATTTTGCGGCGATTTACTTCCAACAATGTATCATATTCCAATTCCTTACATAATGGGTTATGATATTCAACCTTTAGAAACAGTAAAAGAAAAAAAGAAATTTTTGCAATTAGCTGTTGAAGAAAACTGGAAACTAATTTTTGAACATGATTCTCAAAATGTATGTGCAACAATAATGAAAACTGAAAAAGGTTTTATATTCAAAGAAAGTTTTAAAGATTTAATATGA
- a CDS encoding 4Fe-4S dicluster domain-containing protein, producing MAIMITDECINCGACEPECPNTAIYEGGNEWTLAGNTYGEGDTAPSGAEGFFSSDYFYIVPDKCTECKGFHDEPQCAAVCPVDCCVPDPNRVESEEELLARKAHLDEVEGR from the coding sequence ATGGCAATAATGATAACTGACGAATGCATAAATTGTGGCGCATGCGAACCGGAGTGTCCGAATACTGCAATTTATGAAGGTGGAAATGAATGGACATTAGCTGGAAATACTTATGGTGAAGGTGATACAGCTCCATCCGGTGCAGAAGGATTCTTCTCATCAGATTATTTTTATATAGTACCAGATAAATGTACGGAGTGCAAAGGATTCCATGATGAACCGCAATGTGCTGCTGTTTGTCCTGTTGATTGCTGTGTTCCAGATCCAAATCGTGTTGAATCCGAAGAAGAATTATTGGCAAGAAAAGCACATTTAGATGAAGTAGAAGGAAGATAA
- the trxB gene encoding thioredoxin-disulfide reductase: protein MSGNHHKIVIIGSGPAGLTAAIYAARANMNPVIYEGMQPGGQLTITTEVENYPGFENGIQGPELMDVMRKQACKFGAKCEFKEITEVDFSQRPFKLKAEDKEITADAVIISTGASAKLLGTESEKNYMGYGVSACATCDGFFYRGLKVIVVGGGDTAMEEANYLTNFASEVLIVHRRDEFRASQIMIDRAKKNPKIKFALNQTIKEVLGDVNMMGHKKVTGAILENTKDGSSEEVKVDGIFIAIGHQPNTKIFNGKLEMDETGYLKVKAGSTYTNIEGVFAAGDVADKTYRQAITAAGTGCMAALDAQRWLEEKELV from the coding sequence ATGTCAGGAAATCATCATAAAATTGTAATAATTGGTTCTGGTCCAGCCGGATTAACCGCTGCAATTTATGCTGCAAGAGCAAATATGAATCCCGTAATCTATGAAGGAATGCAGCCGGGCGGACAATTAACAATTACCACAGAAGTTGAAAATTATCCCGGTTTTGAAAATGGAATTCAAGGGCCTGAGTTGATGGATGTAATGAGAAAGCAAGCATGCAAATTTGGCGCAAAATGTGAATTCAAAGAAATTACAGAAGTTGATTTTTCGCAAAGACCGTTTAAGTTAAAAGCTGAAGATAAAGAAATTACTGCGGATGCAGTAATTATATCTACCGGAGCGAGCGCAAAATTATTGGGAACCGAAAGTGAGAAAAACTATATGGGTTATGGCGTTTCTGCATGTGCAACTTGCGATGGATTTTTCTACAGAGGTTTAAAGGTAATTGTTGTGGGCGGCGGCGATACTGCGATGGAAGAAGCAAATTATTTAACAAATTTTGCTTCAGAAGTTTTAATTGTGCATAGAAGAGATGAATTTAGAGCATCTCAAATTATGATTGATAGAGCAAAGAAAAATCCCAAAATAAAATTTGCTTTGAATCAAACAATTAAAGAAGTTCTTGGCGATGTAAACATGATGGGACATAAAAAAGTAACCGGCGCAATTTTGGAAAATACAAAAGACGGAAGCTCTGAAGAAGTAAAAGTTGACGGAATTTTTATCGCAATTGGACATCAACCCAATACAAAAATATTTAACGGAAAATTGGAAATGGATGAAACCGGATATTTAAAAGTTAAAGCTGGTTCTACTTATACAAATATTGAAGGAGTTTTTGCTGCTGGAGATGTTGCCGATAAAACTTACCGTCAAGCAATTACCGCAGCGGGAACGGGTTGTATGGCAGCTTTAGATGCACAACGCTGGCTTGAAGAAAAAGAATTAGTTTAA
- a CDS encoding DUF309 domain-containing protein: MIDISEGVLLFNDCDFFSAHDFFEEIWFNSNQNEREFFQGLVQISVGAYHLICGNLKGAQSQLTKGKNKLKKFSSSFYKINNLKLIEEISILLTNLDQENIINKIPKIELTT, from the coding sequence ATGATTGATATTTCTGAAGGTGTTCTTTTATTTAATGATTGTGATTTCTTTTCTGCACATGATTTTTTCGAAGAAATATGGTTTAATTCCAACCAAAACGAAAGAGAATTTTTTCAAGGATTGGTTCAAATTTCGGTTGGGGCTTATCATCTTATTTGTGGAAATCTAAAAGGTGCACAAAGTCAATTAACTAAAGGTAAAAATAAATTAAAAAAATTTTCATCATCATTTTATAAAATAAATAACCTTAAATTAATTGAAGAAATTTCGATTCTTTTAACAAACTTGGATCAAGAAAATATAATAAACAAGATTCCAAAAATTGAATTAACTACTTAA
- a CDS encoding LemA family protein: MSKGIGILIVVAVIVIGAIMWGMGIYNNLVGLDEGVSQSWSQVENQYQRRADLIPNLVNTVKGVANFEKETYTAVTEARAKVNQINMTPEMLSDPNAFAQFQSAQDGLSSALSRLLVTVENYPQLKANENFSQLQAQLEGTENRISVERKKFNEVVQNYNTTVRRFPASLIAGFTGFTQKQYFKAVAGSEQAPKVEF; encoded by the coding sequence ATGAGTAAAGGAATAGGAATATTAATTGTAGTTGCAGTAATTGTTATTGGTGCAATTATGTGGGGAATGGGAATTTATAATAACTTAGTTGGTTTGGATGAAGGTGTTTCACAAAGTTGGAGTCAAGTTGAAAATCAATATCAACGAAGAGCTGATTTAATTCCCAATTTGGTTAATACTGTAAAAGGCGTAGCAAACTTTGAAAAAGAAACTTATACAGCTGTTACCGAAGCCAGAGCAAAAGTTAATCAAATAAATATGACTCCGGAAATGTTAAGCGATCCGAATGCATTTGCGCAATTTCAAAGTGCGCAAGACGGCTTAAGCAGCGCATTATCAAGATTACTTGTTACTGTTGAAAATTATCCTCAACTAAAAGCGAATGAGAATTTTTCCCAACTCCAAGCCCAACTTGAAGGAACCGAAAATAGAATTTCTGTTGAACGAAAAAAATTTAATGAAGTTGTACAAAATTATAATACAACAGTTAGAAGATTTCCAGCAAGTTTGATCGCCGGTTTTACCGGATTTACTCAAAAACAATATTTTAAAGCTGTTGCCGGTTCTGAGCAAGCACCAAAAGTTGAGTTTTAG
- a CDS encoding nitrite reductase (NAD(P)H) small subunit gives MNELSDEFTFACFVSELKEKVGKRLYINNVDVAIFKVNEKIYAVSNICPHQHTAQIYEGFVENECVYCPLHGWMFNLETGNLFGGSKGLDVYETKIIDDKIFVKAVDKKWNW, from the coding sequence ATGAATGAATTATCTGATGAATTTACATTTGCTTGCTTTGTTTCTGAACTTAAAGAAAAAGTTGGGAAAAGATTATATATAAATAATGTTGATGTTGCAATATTCAAAGTAAATGAAAAAATTTATGCTGTAAGTAATATTTGTCCGCATCAACATACTGCACAAATTTATGAAGGATTTGTGGAAAATGAATGCGTGTATTGTCCATTACACGGATGGATGTTTAATCTTGAAACGGGAAATTTATTTGGTGGTAGCAAAGGTTTAGATGTTTATGAAACAAAAATAATTGATGATAAAATTTTTGTAAAAGCAGTTGATAAAAAGTGGAATTGGTAG
- the queG gene encoding tRNA epoxyqueuosine(34) reductase QueG, translating to MFKQKIIAKAKQLGFDLIGFSKYHTLEQEIKNLEKWLSKNYQAGMNYMEKNLDKKKDVKLILENCKSVISLGMNYFVKDNFSEINNSGKVSRYAWGKDYHLIILEKLDELIEFAKIENPNFEAKSYVDTGPVMDKAWAVKSGIGWQGKNSNIINTEIGSWFFIATILTNYNFEEYDNRISDFCGTCTACIKACPTNAIVEDYIIDSKKCISYLTIENKSEISNEFIGKFDNWIFGCDICQEVCPWNIKFAESTNQTEFLEIKNKNLSFEEIEKMEDSDFKNKFCESPILRSKLKGLRRNSEFLQKLK from the coding sequence ATGTTTAAACAAAAAATCATAGCAAAAGCTAAACAACTCGGATTTGATCTTATCGGATTTTCAAAATATCACACGCTGGAACAAGAAATTAAAAATTTAGAAAAATGGCTTTCTAAAAATTATCAAGCTGGTATGAATTACATGGAAAAAAATCTTGATAAAAAGAAAGATGTAAAATTAATTTTGGAAAACTGCAAAAGTGTAATTTCTTTGGGAATGAATTATTTTGTAAAAGATAATTTTAGTGAAATAAATAATTCCGGAAAAGTTTCTCGCTATGCTTGGGGAAAAGATTATCATTTAATTATTTTGGAAAAGTTGGATGAACTAATTGAGTTTGCTAAAATTGAAAATCCAAATTTTGAAGCAAAAAGTTATGTTGATACTGGTCCGGTAATGGATAAAGCATGGGCAGTAAAATCCGGAATTGGTTGGCAAGGGAAAAACAGTAATATTATTAATACAGAAATTGGAAGCTGGTTTTTTATTGCTACAATTTTAACAAATTATAATTTTGAAGAATATGATAACCGGATAAGTGATTTTTGCGGAACTTGTACGGCTTGCATAAAAGCATGTCCTACAAATGCAATTGTTGAAGATTATATTATTGATTCAAAAAAATGTATTTCATATTTAACAATAGAAAATAAAAGCGAGATTTCTAATGAGTTTATTGGAAAATTTGATAATTGGATTTTCGGCTGCGATATTTGCCAAGAAGTATGTCCTTGGAATATTAAATTTGCAGAATCTACAAATCAAACAGAATTTTTAGAAATTAAAAATAAAAATTTATCATTTGAAGAGATTGAAAAGATGGAAGATTCTGATTTTAAAAATAAGTTTTGTGAAAGTCCCATTTTACGAAGTAAGCTAAAAGGTCTAAGACGAAATTCTGAATTTTTGCAAAAATTAAAGTGA
- a CDS encoding TPM domain-containing protein has protein sequence MSTKKLKYFLFFIFAIKILAQPEIPTFSNYAVDYTKTLSNDQINYLDNGLKTFDDSTSNQIVFFMNKSLDGYPIEMFTNEVAEKNGIGTKENNNGILFYVAKDDRKMRIEVGYGLEGALPDALASSIIRNEVAPYYKNELYYEGTVAGLNAIMSATKGEYQGNPTNQESQKFPFGLIIIIIFLIIFFLSRKGGKGGPGGFIYYGGGLGGSSRSGGFGGFSSGGGSFGGFSGGGGSFGGGGASGSW, from the coding sequence TTGAGTACAAAAAAACTAAAATATTTTCTGTTTTTTATTTTCGCAATAAAAATACTTGCACAGCCGGAAATACCAACATTTTCAAACTATGCTGTTGATTACACAAAAACTTTATCTAATGATCAAATAAATTATCTAGATAATGGATTGAAAACTTTTGATGATTCTACATCAAACCAAATTGTGTTTTTTATGAACAAATCTTTGGATGGCTATCCGATTGAAATGTTTACGAATGAAGTTGCTGAAAAAAATGGAATTGGAACTAAAGAAAATAATAATGGAATATTATTTTACGTTGCAAAAGATGATAGGAAAATGCGAATTGAAGTTGGGTATGGTTTAGAAGGAGCATTACCGGATGCGTTGGCGAGTTCGATAATTAGAAATGAAGTTGCTCCATATTATAAAAATGAATTGTATTATGAAGGAACTGTTGCTGGATTAAATGCAATAATGTCTGCAACGAAAGGTGAGTATCAAGGAAATCCCACTAACCAAGAATCTCAGAAATTTCCTTTTGGACTTATAATAATTATAATTTTTCTTATAATTTTTTTTCTTTCAAGAAAAGGAGGAAAAGGCGGTCCAGGTGGATTTATATATTATGGCGGTGGTTTAGGCGGAAGTTCAAGAAGCGGCGGATTTGGCGGTTTTAGCAGCGGAGGAGGAAGTTTTGGTGGATTTAGCGGAGGTGGTGGTTCTTTTGGCGGCGGAGGTGCGAGCGGAAGTTGGTAA